DNA from Flavobacterium aestivum:
TTCATCTCGGGTACGATTGAAACCAATTCGGCCATAAAGAAGAACTCCTTTAACGATTGATTAATGCTGTAAAACTCTTTTGTAATATGCCCTAAACATTCTGTATGTGTTCCGTGTCCGTGCGGGTTGAAAGTAATATTATTGAAGTTGGTAGACGATTTGCCTTCCGAAACCTTGCCTACCCAATCATCAAAAACAACAGGCTCTATCACTGGTTTTTCTATATACCAAGCAATTGGATTCTCATCTGTATTCGTTATCGGAATCGAAATATCAATGGGTTTTGATAAATCGATTTTAAATTCGTTGTTGATGGTTGCTATCATAATTGAACACTTATTTTACGGATACTCTATTGCAGATTTTTTATCAGTCTTATACGCATCTACATCATCTGCAATCTAATTTTTATTCCAAATTTAAGTAAAATAAGTCTGATGCAATTCCGTCTGTCAAAAACTTTCCTTTTGGGGTTGGTTTCAAAATAGCATTTTCAATAAAAAGTAAATCATCGTTTAGGAATTTCTGAGCTTGCTTGAGTAAATAATCTAAATATTTACTTCCGAATTCAGCTTCGATTCTATCCAAAGAAACTCCCCAAATCGTTCGCAAACCTGTCATAATATATTCATTATAACGATCTGCTACGGTAAGAATCTCAATTTCATTGGGTAGTACATCTTCCTGAATAGATTTTAAATAGAGAGAATTATTCGAAATATTCCAACTTCGTGTAACACCATTATAACTATGCGCCGAAGGACCAATTCCTATATATTTTTTCCCCAACCAATAAGCTGAATTGTTCTTTGAAAAATAATTGGCTTTCCCAAAGTTTGACAATTCATAATGGATAAAATCATTGGCCTCCAATGTTTCCACCAAAATCGTAAAATGCTCTTGCGCCGATTCATCATTGGGTTTAGCTATTTCTCCTGTTTGAATGAGTTTATTCAAAGCCGTTTTTGGCTCTACCGTCAAAGCATAACTCGAAATATGTGGTATATCAAAAGACAAAGCTGTTTCTATATTTTGTTTCCATTTCTCGTTACTCATTCCCGGAATTCCATAAATCAAATCGAGTGAAATATTATCAAAATATTTCGTCGCTTCTTCCAAACATTTTTTGGCTTCTGCTGAATTATGCGCACGATTCATCATGATTAAATCATCTTCAAAGAAGGATTGAATTCCAATGCTTAGTCTGTTGATTGGAGTTTCCGACAATTCAATTATTCTTTCTTTCGATAAATCATCCGGATTCGCCTCAATTGTTATTTCTGGGTTTTCGGATATTTTGTAATTTTTGTATACTTCGTCAATCAAAAATCTTAGTTCTGAAATCTGCAATACAGATGGGGTTCCTCCCCCGAAATAAATAGTTTCTACTATTTCATCTTTAAACTCACTTTTACGCATTCTGATTTCTTTAGCTATAGCCAAAACCATCTCTTCTTTCTTCTTCATTGAAGTCGAAAAATGAAAATCACAGTAGTGACAAGCCTGCTTGCAGAATGGTATGTGTATGTAGATCCCGCTCATTTTAATTAGATAATTTGTCAATTAGAAAATTAGATAATCCGTCAATTAAATTATCTCATTGTCATATTGACTCATTGATTCATTTCTTAACTCTATCTTCATTTTGCTTCACAAAAGCATCCCAACCAGTATAGCTTTTTTCGCCAATTACTCTTCCTGAATTAAAAAAATGACAAACTGCAGCTGCTAGTCCATCGGTACTGTCTAGATTTTTAGGCAATTCTTTTAATCCTAATAATTGTTGAAGCATTTTCGCCACTTGCTCCTTGCTGGCATTTCCGTTTCCGGTAATGGCCATTTTTATTTTTTTAGGCTCATACTCAGTAATGGGAATACCTCTGGAAAGCCCTGCTGCCATTGCCACGCCTTGCGCTCTCCCAAGCTTCAACATCGATTGTACGTTCTTGCCAAAAAAAGGTGCTTCAATCGCAATTTCGTCTGGGTGATGGGTCTCAATTAGTTCTATAGTTCTTTCAAAAATGATTTTTAGTTTTTGGTAATGATTGTCGTATTTAGATAATTGCAATTCGTTGAGTTGCAGAAATTGCATTTTCTTATTGACAATTTTTATCAATCCAAAACCCATAATAGTGGTTCCCGGATCTATTCCTAATATAATACGTTCTTCTGTCAAGGTCTATTTTTAAATTATGGTAATGATGCTGTTTTGATTTACTTAGTCGAATTATTTTCCATTTCTTCCAGCATCTTAATTATTTTATCTAACTTTTCCGTTTCGATTTTATCCAACCGGACTGCCAAAGCTTCAATTTCCAGCTTCGCATCAACATTCGTCTGATAATCAGATTGTGCCTGAACCCTGTCTCTTTCGCTTTGTCTGTTTTGAGACATCATAATAATCGGTGCAGCATATGCAGCCTGTGTCGAGAAAAGAAGATTCAGTAATATGAAAGGATAAGCATCCCAATGGTATATATAACCAACAACATTCAATCCCATCCATACCCCTACAAATACAGTTTGAATAATAATGAATCGCCAAGATCCCATGCCTTTGGCTACAGAATCAGCTAAACGACTCCCAAAGCCTAATCCCTCTCTGTGTTTTTCGTGCCAAGTTTTGTTATTGCCCATTTCTTTATAGAATTAGTTTTATGTGTATCATTCAAATATTACACAAAGATAACCGAAGTTAGCACAGGTTTTCACGAAGTTTAGAGCTCATAAACAAACTAAAAAATTTGTAAATCTCTATTGACCTTTGCTTGGCTTAGTCTTATAGTTTTTCCTTTACTTTGCGGTATGATTTCAATACCTCACAAAACTAAGCAATTCCTTGTACTTCTAATCAAACTTTTGATTGTTGGAGGTGCCTTTTATTTTATTTACAACCAATTGGCCAACAACGACAAACTGGACTGGCAAAAATTCTTGGTACTATTCCATAAAAACTGGTCGGTTTTGGGAATCAGCTTTATTTTGCTATTGAGCGTATTGAACCGCTTATTCGAAATTTTAAAATGGAAATATTTGGTTTCCTATCTTCATTCTATTTCTTTGGGCGAGGCTACCAAACAAGTATTGGCAGGACTTACAGCGGGATTATTTACACCAAACGGCGTTGGCGAATATGCCGGAAAAGCATTGTATTTTGATAAAAAAGATACTAAAAAAGTCGTATTTTTAAACTTGGTTTGCAACGGAATTCAAATGATTCTAACCATAATTTTTGGCATTTTTGGATTATTGTATTTCAATGCACAATACAATGTAATCACTCCAAAATCTATTGCTATCCTTTTTGGAATTTGTTTTTTACTTTTTGGAATATTATTTTTTTCAAAGAAAGTCAATATCAAAGGGTATTCTATCGAGAAGCTGATTCATAAAATCAATGAAATCCCAAAATCAATTCATCAAAAAAATACCATTCTGGCAATTCTCAGATATATAGTTTTCTCGCACCAATGCTATTTTTTGTTTTTAGCTTTTGATGTTGATTTGCCTTATTTAATTTTAATGTCAGCCATAACCAGTGTTTACTTTCTGGCTTCTTCATTGCCTACTTTTCAGTTTTTGGACTTTGCCGTAAAAGGCAGTGTGGCAGTTTACTTCTTTGGGATATTAGGTGTAAATGAGTGGGTAGTGGTTTTTATCTCTACGCTAATGTGGTTTTTAAACGTTGTTCTACCTGTAGCCATTGGAAGTTATTATGTATTGAATTTTAAAGTATCTCAAACCCCAAAAGAAGGAACCGTAAAAACAAATTAATCCTATAAAGTATGATTGCAATTATTTTTAGTGCGATTTTGCTCGTTTATCTGATTACTATTGGTTGGCTCATTTTTGGTTTTACCAAAATAAATTCTTTTGAATACCTTGGCTTAACGCCAAAAACAAGCTTTAGCATCATTGTTCCTTTTCGAAATGAAGCCGAAAATTTACCGGTTTTATTGGATAGCTTTTCGAAATTGAATTATCCGACAAGTTTATTTGAAGTGATTTTGGTTGATGACGCTTCTGATTTAAAATTTGAGATTAACGATTTTAGATTTCAAATTTCGTTAATTGACAATATTAGGATTTCAAATTCTCCCAAGAAAGATGCTATTACAACTGCCATGAAAATCGTAAAAACCGATTGGGTCATCACCACCGATGCCGATTGTGCGGTTCCTAAAAATTGGTTGTTAAGTTTAGATAATTTTATTCAGCTAAATCACGTTTCGATGGTTGCAGGTGCAGTTACCTACGATTGCCAGAACTCCTTTTTGCATCATTTCCAACAATTGGATTTGGCTAGTTTACAGGGCGCAACCATAGGCAGTTTTGGAATTAAAAATGGTTTTATGTGCAATGGTGCCAATTTTGCCTACACCAAATCATTTTTCCAAAAACTAAATGGCTTTGAGGGCAATAATACAATTGCCAGCGGCGATGATGTTTTTTTGTTACAAAAAGCCATATCCAAATACCCAGAAAAAGTCGCTTATTTAAAATCGAAGAATACTATTGTAACCACAAAACCTACGAATGATTGGAAATCGTTGTTTTACCAACGTGCTCGCTGGGCTTCTAAAACCACATCCTATCAAAGTAGTTTTGGAAAAAAGTTGGGACTGATTGTTTTTATAGGGAATTTTAGTTTTATTTCTTGTTTTGTTCTTACTCTTTTTAATTTACTACCTTATTTTTTTATTGTTTTATATTTCCTGATCAAATTTAGCATTGACAGACTATTAATAACACAAACCAATCATTTCTTGACTAAACGCAAAATTCGTTATTTGCTTTTAAGTAGTTTGTGGTATCCATTTTTCAGTTCCGCTGTTGCTTTGTATTCTATTTTTGGAAAATACGAATGGAAAGGGAGGAGATTTTAGATTGCAAATTTTAGAATTTAGATTTTTGATTACCTCTATTAAGTAAAAATCAAAAATATATTCTACTCCACTTTTAGAATTACAGGAAGTATAAATTGGGTCTTTACAGGTAATCCGCGTTTGATTGCTGGATTGATTTTAGGAAAATCTACTAAACGAGCTTTCAAGATACTGTCAATTTTTATGGTATCATAAGCAACCGAATCTTTGGGAAATTGCGGTTCGAATTTCATTGTTGCATTAGGAAAAATAGTCACTTTTACTTCAATTGTGTCTAACTCCGGGTAAAGCATTGCTAGAGTGTCATTACACAATTTCTCCTGTATTAATTGCGTTAAAACCTCAAAAAAACATTGCTGACGCTGTTTTTTGTCTTCAATTTTTTCACAATCAACAACTGATGGGTATTCATCAACTTCTTTCCAATTGATTGCCTTCAATTCCTTTTGCAACAATTCCTTTTCAGAAGGAACTTGCTTGTCAAAATATTGACAGGAATTAAAAAGAATGAATACTAAAAAAAGAGAATACTGCTTCAATGTTTACTTTTTGAATGGAATTAATATGTTTTATAAAAATACAATTATTTTTCTCATATTCGTATATGAAATGTGTATTGCATTTTCGGCATCAAAATTACTAAAAATATTTTTATGGATATCCTGCTTTTGTTATTAGGCTTCGCTTGTGTTGTTGTTGGAGTTTTTGGTAGTTTCCTTCCTGTCCTTCCTGGGCCAAGCATTAGTTGGATTGGAATTCTATTATTATACTTTACTACAGCCGTTTCTGCTAATTATTGGATTCTCGGGATCTCCTTATTGATTACTATTATACTAACCGTTTTAGATTATATTATTCCCGCCAAAGGGACCAAAAAGTTTGGCGGGAGTTCGTATGGCATCTGGGGAACCAATATTGGTTTGGTCGTTGGTATTTTCACCCCTATTCCTTTGGGTTTTCTAATAGGACCGTTTGTTGGCGCTTTGATTGGTGAACTTATTTATGACAACAAAGATCATCAACGCGCTCTAAAAGCTGCCACAGGCTCACTATTGGGCTTCTTAGCATCCTCATTTATGAAGTTTGTGGTATGTATGATGTATCTGGGATTGTTTCTTTGGATTGTATGGCAAAATAAAGCCATACTGTTTTAAAATTATACATAAAAAAAAGCCTTTCCGTTAAGAAAGGCTTTAAACAATATTTGCGGTCTGGACGGGACTCGAACCCGCGACCCCATGCGTGACAGGCATGTATTCTAACCAACTGAACTACCAAACCCTGTTTTATTGCGAGTGCAAATATACAATAGATTTTCGTTTACGCAACTATTTTATAACACAAGATTAAAAAAAAATTTCAAATCCCTTTAGAACCCCTTTAAAATCAAAAAAGCCATCCGTAGATTCTGAATAAATTCAGAAGCATTGGAAAGCTTTTCATTGGTCTAACTACAAACCGATCTCGTCCTTTGACGAGAAAACAACACAACTAGCTTTAGATATTGTATATTGGCAAAAAAAGCCTTTCTGTTACGAAAGGCTTCCCCAATATTAGCGGTCTGGACGGGACTCGAACCCGCGACCCCATGCGTGACAGGCATGTATTCTAACCAACTGAACTACCAAACCTCTGCTTTATTGCGGTGGCAAAGATACAATAGATTTTCGTTTACACAAGCCTTTTATCAAAGAATTTTAAATGTTTTTTTGTAATATTATCCAAAGTTTTGTTTTTCAACCAAGTACGTCATTAAAATTTTTTCAAAACTTTCACCTACTCCAACCGGAATGTACTTAATTTTGTTTTGAGCACAGGTCAAAGCGAGCTTTTTGAAGTAATCACTCACCTGTTTTTCGTATTCTTCTTTCACATTATCGGCAAAAACCACTACCTCATCTCCAGTTTCTACATCAATAAACTTCCTTGGAGCATTGTCAAAATCAAATTTAAGCTCCGTTTCATTATCAACCACATGAAACAAGACTACTTTATGCTTATCATGTTTTAAATGCTGTAATGCACTGAAAAGTGCTTCTTCATTTTCAGACTGAAACATATCCGTAAACAAAATAATCATCGAACGACGATGGATTTTCTCAGCAATCTGATGCAAATAAGTAATTGTATCCGTCTGCTTTTTCTCTTTTGAATTATCCAAAAGCTCTTCCAGCTTGTTCAAAATCATTCTATGATGACGATCACTTCCTTTCTCTGGCGCATAATACTCATAACTATCCGAAAACACACTTAATCCAACTGCATCTCTTTGCTTCTTCAACAAATTCATTAAAACTGCCGATGCCAATACCGAAAAACCTATTTTACTTTCATAAAACAACTGACCGTTCTTCAATTTGGGATAATGCATCGATGAGGAGTTATCAATAATAATATGACATCTCAAGTTTGTCTCCTCCTCAAAGCATTTGGTATACAAACGATCAGTCTTGGCAAATAATTTCCAATCAATATGTTTAGTGCTCTCGCCTGTATTATATACTTTATGTTCCGCAAATTCTGCCGAAAATCCATGAAACGGACTTTTATGCATTCCAGAAATAAAACCTTCCACCACTTGATTGGCTAGCAATTCTAAATGCTGAAAACTAGATATTTTTTCTATTTGTGATTCAATCTTCATCTTTCAAAAGTATTTAAAAAGATCGAAAGATTAAAACAATTTAATGATTGAAAGATTGTTAAACTCAATGAATAAAAAACAATAGAGCATAATCTTGATGTACACCACAAAAAAAGGCCTGACTTTCGTCAGACCTTTTTTAATTATTTCAATTTAGATTACAACAATGCGTCTAAGCTATCTGCATATGTTTGTTTTGGAGCTACTCCAACTTGTTTTCCTACTACTTCTCCGTTATGGAAAACCAATACCGTAGGAATGTTTCTAACTCCATATTTTGCAGCAAATTCTTGGTTTGCATCTACATCAACTTTTCCTACAACAACTTTTCCTTCGTACTCGTTGCTTAGTTCATCAATGATTGGTCCAACCATTCTACAAGGTCCACACCATGCTGCCCAAAAATCTACCATTACTGGTTGCGTTGATTTCAAAACTACTTCTTCAAAAGTAGCATCTGTTATTGCTAATGCCATACTATTTTATTTTATGTTAAATGCTTATTCCTTTTAACTAGGGTACAAATTTAGAAATTAAAAACCAACCAAACGTCATTCCCAAATTAGTTTTCATTATAAATGTATTATTAATAGTTATCTCTAACCCTTCTTTAATTTTTAAGATACCGCTTTAATTCGTCTATATACCAAAACAAGCCCAATGAACAAGCTATTTACAGCTACATACTTAGAAATCTATTACCTCAAAAATCCTTTTACTAGAGTTCTATTATTTATCTCAAATCAAAGCTGGTTGACAAAATCATATTAGATTCATCAAAAACATTGGCATAATACATTCCTTTTGTCAAATCACTTACTGGGATTTCAGTATCAACCGTAATCGATTTGCTATTATAATTCACAGTGCTTATAATACTATAAACTAGACTCTTTTTACCAAAAAGTATAGTCTTCTTTTCACCCAAAACATTATTGATGTTGTCAATGATTTGAATATAATACTTTTTTTCTTTGCCTTTAGACAGTTTATTTTCAGCAATTGTAAAGCTTATTTTCAGCAAATCTACCTTACTTGCCTTGTCGGTTTCAAGTTGCTTACCTGAATTTCTTAGTTTGAAAGGTGTAACCTTAAAATCAAGATATGATAATACCGCAGCTCCTTCTATTTTATCACTCAATTTTTTGTTTTGAGTTTTCAAATCACTGTTCTTAGACTGTAGATTATCGTTATTTTTCTTTGTTTTTACAAGTGCTACACTTGTACTATCAGCCTTCTTTTTATATCTGTCCAATTCTTTCATCAAAAAGAACACATTATTCTGAAGATCTTGCGACTTTTTCTGATACTTTAAATTCAAGCTTTCACTCACATCTGCTTTTTGATACTCTGCGATTAATTTTTTCAATTTGGTACGTTCAGCCACCAGTTGTTTAGACAAATTACTATTATCTACCAATACTTTATTAAGCTTTGATTCAGATAATCGCAATTCTTTCAGGGTATATTCTTTTTGATTTTGGAGTGTTGCTATAACTTCTTTAGAACGATCTGACCTTTTATTAATATAAAATAACCCGCTTAACAACACTAATGTCAATACAACTATGACCGTTTTAAAACTTTTATTGATTAGATTATTACTCAGTTGTTCATTTTCCATTCTTTTGGATTTTATTTTAATGATATGCCTGCATCCAAATCATTAATAAACAGTCATAAAAAACTCTAAACCACAACATGAATGTGTCCGAAATTTACACAAAAAAATCAATCTAAGTCCTTTTTTTAATAAGATCTCCCAGCTTTTTTCGCCTTCAAAAACAAATCACTCATAACTCTCTAGAACCTAGATATAAATGATTCAAAAAAAATTCACCTATAAATCACAATTATTCTACCTACATCAAATTAATGTAGGATTTAGAAGAAGAATTAACACGAATTACACAAGTTCATACGATTTTATTCTGAAAATAAGCCGAACAAACGACGACAAACTGACGAAACAATTTCTTGTCTGATCTTTGCTAGTAAGAATAGACACAAGTCAGCCTAGAGGCAGAATTATTATTAAATATTTTGTTTAACAACAACAGCAGCACTTCTTTCAGTATTAATTTTTCTGTTTAATGAAAAATACAAAACAATACCTAAAGCCCCAATCACACACATAAGTACCCAGTTGGTCATAAAGCTAAATTTTCCAATTACAGCAAATCCTATTTTAGGACTCAGGATTTGTGCTAAACTAAAACACATTGTATACATTCCCATATATCGTCCTTTAAAGCCAATTTTAGCTCGTGACAAGGCAAAGGTATTTGAAAATGAAAAGATTAATATCTCTCCTATCGTAATCAAGATAATACTCAATAACAGCACAGGAATCCAATTAGCAACCAGTAAACAAAAGAAACCTGACAGCATAAAAAACGAACCAAAAAGTATTACTCTGGAAGGCTCCGTTTTTCTTTTTTCCAAATAGCTCACACAGGGCATTTCCAGCAAAAAAATAATCAATCCATTCAAAGATAAAATCAATCCAATTTCTACTTCATTGAGGTGAAATTTAGTGGTGTTATAAACTGGAACAGTAGTAAACAATTGAAAGAACAAAAAGGCTGTAACAAAACTGGCAGACAAGAAAACAATGTAATTAGAATCTTTAAAAACATTAAAACTAACCTTTGCTTCCTCTACCTTCAGTGTTTGAAATTGTGTTATTTTACGTTCGTCAATAAGCAACATAAAAACAACAATTGCAATAACACATGTTAGTCCATCCGCCCAAAAAAGGTATTCATAATTGCCACTAGCAATAATAAGCCCTCCAAAAACTGGCCCTGAAACCAATCCTAGATTTACCGCAAGACGAATCAATGTTAATGATCTTGTTTGATTTTCTTTGGTACTAAAATTCCCCACTGCCACATACATGGCGGGCTTATACATATCTGCAATAGCGCTGATTACAAATAAACCAATGCAGATTTCTGTAAACTCATAAAGAAACATCAAGGATATAAATCCAAGTCCAACGAGTAATAAACTCAAAAGCATGATGGTATAAAAACCAACTTTATCTGTAAGTTTTCCCCCAAGCCAAGTCCCAGCAAGCGAACCAAGCCCTATACAGGCCATCATCCAGCCCACATCTTCAAAAGAAAATGAAAGATATTCGTGCAAGTATTTAGCCAAAAATGGCATTACCATTGCTCCTGCTCGATTAATAAAGGTAATAAGTGTTAGTATCCAAATCTCTTTAGAAAAACCTCTAAAGTTATTTATATAGGTATTTATGTAAGTTTTCATTAAGGGGGTGGTCTGTAAAAAAGTGGTAAATGTACTGTTATTTTTCAAAATTGCTTTTCAATTTTATAAAACCGAAAAGGCAATTTGTGATTTTGCCAAACTACATAATTAGTTTCTATTCTCAATGCATTATTATTAATTATTTTCGAATAATTTGGAACTATTTAATCTTCGATTTCCTGCTGTAATTCAATTTTTTTAGTCTCACCCTAAAGACTAGGTGCAAAATGATTTTCTCTTGCATTAGCGTTCCAATAAACTTTAGACCAAAAAAAAAGACCCTCTTTTCAGAAGGTCTTTAATATATATTTCAATCGTATTTGATTATAGGCTATATTTCAATCCAAAAGTCAAACCTAATCCACTAATTCCAACATAAGAACTAATATCATCAGTAGCTTTAGTATTATCAAAACCAGCTGCATTTGTTACCTTACTGTTAGAAGTAGTATTAATTTGCTCAACATAATCTACGTGACTTGCAGAGTAAGATGCATCAGGACGGAAACCAGTTGGCGTGTTTAATTTATCTACACCATTTTCAGTATACGTTTTAGTTTCTTTAGTTTTTCCGTGAACTGTAAAATTACGGTATTCCAATTCAGCAAAAACAGAAATGTTTTTCCCTAATTTATAAGATGTACCTAAAGCTGCCATGAAACCAACTGTTGGGTTTGGCAACACCACTTCTTTACCATACGTATTTGTTACACCTGCAGGAGTTGTGTAAGTTCTGTTTGTTTTGATTGTTAAATCCCCTACAACTGGAACAATAACCCCAACTTTAGAATAAGGCTCAAATCCTTTAGTTTCACCTAAAAACAAAACAACAGCTGGAGCTATATCAAAAGCTGTGATTTTCCCTTCAGCTTTTCCTGAAACAAAAACACCTGGTGCAACTAATCTATTTACAGTCTCAACCATAGTTTTGCTAGCACCTGTGAAATAATTGAATCCCATCTCAACTCCTAAACGTGGTGAAAAACGATATCCTACATTTAAACCTGTACGGAATCCTTCTCCAAAAGAACCATGATTTGTTTCTCTAGAAACCAAAGTAGTTCCGTTTGCAGCATATACATCTGTATTAGGCAATGCTCCAGAAACTACTGGAAATTCTGTAGCTGCAGTTTGTACAAAATAAGAACCTCCTAATTTAAAATACCAAGTTTCCGGCTTACTGTCTGCAGTAGTTGTTGTAGTTTGACCTACCATAGTCATTGTAGAAACCAATAATCCGAATAATAATAACCCTTTTTTCATATTTCTTTGTTAATTAATTTGCACAAACATAAAATATTTTTAGATATTTTTAACAACTCTTTTAGTCATCAAAACTCGCAATTAATACTATTTTTAATACTTGGGCTAATTTTTTACTATGCATGCATAATTTTAACACAAAAAATATAAAATCACTTTAATTTTAACTTTTAAAAAATTAATTTAACTTAAAATTAATCTGCATTTTCTCTAATTCGAACAATAATTCATTCGAAATTTGAACTTTCAACTTCCTACTTGCCATCGATAATTTGGTTACTACTTTTATTTCCTCTACTTCTGTTACTGTTTTACTCTCAACCACTTCGGCTGCCTCTTCATTTTCATCCACAAAAGTTTCTTCTTCGCTTTCTGCAAACTCAGGGGTTGTTTCTACGATTCGTTTTATCTTTTCTAACTCCATGATTTCAAAAGTAACGGTGTTATCACCTTTATTTTCTTGAAAAAGGCGATTCAGTTTATGGATAAATTCAGCTTCCAAGTCTTTTATATTCAACAAAAGGATCAGTTTTTTAGCAAAAGTACTCAACACATCCTGCAAGTATTGAACCAATACAAATTGCATTCTTGGCTCTGCTTTTTTACCTGTTTCCTGGTTTGTCCAACCTTCTTTTATCAACACTTTCATGAATGTAAAATTGTTTTGGATAAAGAAATGTCTAAACCTTAAATACTCTTCTCCAAAAATTTTAAATTCATAACTTTCGTCATATCCTTCTAACATAAAGGTTCCCCAACCTTTTCCGTTCTTCGCTACACGATGCTGTACATTGGTAATAATTCCCCCAAAGGTCAAGTTCTTACCTACATATTGCTCCATATTTTTTAAAGCTTCGAGTTTGGCATTACAAAAATATTTCATTTCAAACTTATAGTCATCCAGCGGATGCCCTGAAATATAAATTCCAACCACCTCTTTCTCTTTGGCTAATTTCTCCATCGTACTCCAATCTTCACAAGGAGGCACGATTGGTTCCGCTATTTGTACATCGCTGGTTTCACCAAACAAACTTACTTGCGACGAGTTTTCATTCTCCTGAAATTTAGATCCGTATTTAATGGATTTTTCATAAAATGTAATTCCGTCTCCATCATCATGGAAATATTGTGCTCTAGTTGTCCCTTCGAACGAGTCGAAACCTCCAGCCAAAATTAAATTTTCAAGTGCTTTTTTATTTGCAGCACGCAAATCAATACGCTTGGTTAAGTCAAAAATAGACTTGTATTTTCCGTCTTTTCTGTTCTCTACAATAGTTTCTACAGCTCCTTGCCCTACTCCTTTTATAGCACCCATTCCAAAACGAACTGCGTAATCATCATTTACCGTAAACTTATAAAACGATTCGTTG
Protein-coding regions in this window:
- a CDS encoding DUF456 domain-containing protein, with amino-acid sequence MDILLLLLGFACVVVGVFGSFLPVLPGPSISWIGILLLYFTTAVSANYWILGISLLITIILTVLDYIIPAKGTKKFGGSSYGIWGTNIGLVVGIFTPIPLGFLIGPFVGALIGELIYDNKDHQRALKAATGSLLGFLASSFMKFVVCMMYLGLFLWIVWQNKAILF
- the trxA gene encoding thioredoxin, encoding MALAITDATFEEVVLKSTQPVMVDFWAAWCGPCRMVGPIIDELSNEYEGKVVVGKVDVDANQEFAAKYGVRNIPTVLVFHNGEVVGKQVGVAPKQTYADSLDALL
- the hemW gene encoding radical SAM family heme chaperone HemW translates to MSGIYIHIPFCKQACHYCDFHFSTSMKKKEEMVLAIAKEIRMRKSEFKDEIVETIYFGGGTPSVLQISELRFLIDEVYKNYKISENPEITIEANPDDLSKERIIELSETPINRLSIGIQSFFEDDLIMMNRAHNSAEAKKCLEEATKYFDNISLDLIYGIPGMSNEKWKQNIETALSFDIPHISSYALTVEPKTALNKLIQTGEIAKPNDESAQEHFTILVETLEANDFIHYELSNFGKANYFSKNNSAYWLGKKYIGIGPSAHSYNGVTRSWNISNNSLYLKSIQEDVLPNEIEILTVADRYNEYIMTGLRTIWGVSLDRIEAEFGSKYLDYLLKQAQKFLNDDLLFIENAILKPTPKGKFLTDGIASDLFYLNLE
- a CDS encoding glycosyltransferase family 2 protein; translated protein: MIAIIFSAILLVYLITIGWLIFGFTKINSFEYLGLTPKTSFSIIVPFRNEAENLPVLLDSFSKLNYPTSLFEVILVDDASDLKFEINDFRFQISLIDNIRISNSPKKDAITTAMKIVKTDWVITTDADCAVPKNWLLSLDNFIQLNHVSMVAGAVTYDCQNSFLHHFQQLDLASLQGATIGSFGIKNGFMCNGANFAYTKSFFQKLNGFEGNNTIASGDDVFLLQKAISKYPEKVAYLKSKNTIVTTKPTNDWKSLFYQRARWASKTTSYQSSFGKKLGLIVFIGNFSFISCFVLTLFNLLPYFFIVLYFLIKFSIDRLLITQTNHFLTKRKIRYLLLSSLWYPFFSSAVALYSIFGKYEWKGRRF
- the ruvC gene encoding crossover junction endodeoxyribonuclease RuvC — protein: MTEERIILGIDPGTTIMGFGLIKIVNKKMQFLQLNELQLSKYDNHYQKLKIIFERTIELIETHHPDEIAIEAPFFGKNVQSMLKLGRAQGVAMAAGLSRGIPITEYEPKKIKMAITGNGNASKEQVAKMLQQLLGLKELPKNLDSTDGLAAAVCHFFNSGRVIGEKSYTGWDAFVKQNEDRVKK
- a CDS encoding MDR family MFS transporter, whose protein sequence is MKTYINTYINNFRGFSKEIWILTLITFINRAGAMVMPFLAKYLHEYLSFSFEDVGWMMACIGLGSLAGTWLGGKLTDKVGFYTIMLLSLLLVGLGFISLMFLYEFTEICIGLFVISAIADMYKPAMYVAVGNFSTKENQTRSLTLIRLAVNLGLVSGPVFGGLIIASGNYEYLFWADGLTCVIAIVVFMLLIDERKITQFQTLKVEEAKVSFNVFKDSNYIVFLSASFVTAFLFFQLFTTVPVYNTTKFHLNEVEIGLILSLNGLIIFLLEMPCVSYLEKRKTEPSRVILFGSFFMLSGFFCLLVANWIPVLLLSIILITIGEILIFSFSNTFALSRAKIGFKGRYMGMYTMCFSLAQILSPKIGFAVIGKFSFMTNWVLMCVIGALGIVLYFSLNRKINTERSAAVVVKQNI
- a CDS encoding DUF1003 domain-containing protein — its product is MGNNKTWHEKHREGLGFGSRLADSVAKGMGSWRFIIIQTVFVGVWMGLNVVGYIYHWDAYPFILLNLLFSTQAAYAAPIIMMSQNRQSERDRVQAQSDYQTNVDAKLEIEALAVRLDKIETEKLDKIIKMLEEMENNSTK
- a CDS encoding DUF58 domain-containing protein, which translates into the protein MKIESQIEKISSFQHLELLANQVVEGFISGMHKSPFHGFSAEFAEHKVYNTGESTKHIDWKLFAKTDRLYTKCFEEETNLRCHIIIDNSSSMHYPKLKNGQLFYESKIGFSVLASAVLMNLLKKQRDAVGLSVFSDSYEYYAPEKGSDRHHRMILNKLEELLDNSKEKKQTDTITYLHQIAEKIHRRSMIILFTDMFQSENEEALFSALQHLKHDKHKVVLFHVVDNETELKFDFDNAPRKFIDVETGDEVVVFADNVKEEYEKQVSDYFKKLALTCAQNKIKYIPVGVGESFEKILMTYLVEKQNFG